The following are from one region of the Cyanobium sp. AMD-g genome:
- the infA gene encoding translation initiation factor IF-1, producing MIETSGVIEKEQGNGFYLVTLEQPAGHQCLCRAAGKLTKFRIKLLAGDKVLVEISPYDLTRGRITYRERNAGATGPRPGGNRPGGPRRR from the coding sequence ATGATCGAAACGTCCGGTGTGATCGAAAAGGAGCAGGGCAACGGGTTCTACCTCGTCACCCTCGAGCAGCCTGCCGGTCACCAGTGCCTCTGCCGGGCGGCGGGCAAGCTCACCAAGTTCCGGATCAAGCTGCTGGCCGGTGACAAGGTGCTGGTGGAGATCAGCCCTTACGACCTGACCCGGGGCCGCATCACCTACCGGGAGCGCAATGCCGGAGCCACCGGCCCCAGACCGGGGGGCAACCGTCCCGGCGGGCCCAGGCGCCGCTGA
- a CDS encoding DEAD/DEAH box helicase encodes MAPPSFDLGLRRDAGLPGVPGAARGPEPRAWQLRLIQLLRARLVAASPGGQDVLLHAGPGAGKTLGALLAFQQLQREGRLERFVVFCHRSAIARQWIGAAARLGLVLQEWETPGGPPPAATGQGLLLSYQAAALHRRRLERELAGHLHGRRWLAIGDEVHHLGLDPLEPEATAWGHAFSSLSGGAQLRLGLTGTPFRADNLGFCSGRRVRMHDQHGPAERIIPDLCVEPRALIAAGDVRPLEFRFQDGWVEHGRPEGGRDTETSPLSAEQRESWRARNLRRAIRPGDRGGIALRLLLQARRRLERVRLEHPGAGGLVVARDIDHAGCIADLLATEGDRVHLVHSQDPEAAQRLAAFQAGEADWLVSIDMCAEGFDAPRLRVVAYLTTVVTRSRFVQAITRAVRMDGDRSGQETIPRRPSYVFAPADPLLISYARAWTVSEPYVIRPRPMGTVPGSAGSPASDQRLPLQAIADDAGRMLSVSGPVLPSFGRGSA; translated from the coding sequence ATGGCGCCACCGTCCTTCGATCTGGGTCTGCGCCGTGATGCAGGCCTGCCGGGAGTCCCCGGCGCCGCCCGTGGCCCCGAGCCCCGGGCCTGGCAACTCCGGCTGATTCAGCTGCTGCGCGCCCGGTTGGTCGCGGCGAGCCCCGGGGGCCAGGACGTGCTCCTGCACGCCGGTCCCGGCGCCGGCAAAACCCTGGGGGCCCTGCTCGCCTTCCAGCAGCTGCAACGGGAAGGACGCCTGGAGCGGTTCGTGGTCTTCTGCCACCGCAGTGCCATCGCCCGCCAGTGGATCGGCGCCGCCGCCCGCCTCGGTCTGGTCCTGCAGGAATGGGAGACCCCGGGCGGACCGCCTCCGGCGGCGACCGGCCAGGGCCTGCTGCTCAGCTACCAGGCGGCTGCCCTGCACCGCCGGCGTCTGGAGCGGGAGCTGGCCGGCCATCTGCATGGCCGCCGCTGGCTGGCGATCGGCGACGAAGTGCACCACCTGGGCCTTGATCCCCTCGAACCGGAAGCCACCGCCTGGGGGCATGCCTTCAGCAGCCTCAGCGGCGGCGCCCAGCTGCGCCTCGGGCTCACCGGCACCCCTTTCCGTGCCGACAACCTCGGCTTCTGCTCCGGCCGCCGGGTGCGGATGCACGACCAGCACGGACCGGCCGAGCGCATCATCCCGGATCTCTGCGTCGAGCCCCGTGCCCTGATCGCCGCCGGCGATGTGCGGCCCCTGGAATTCCGCTTCCAGGATGGCTGGGTCGAACACGGGCGACCGGAGGGCGGACGGGACACCGAGACCTCTCCTCTCTCGGCGGAACAGCGGGAGAGCTGGCGTGCCCGCAACCTGCGCCGGGCCATCCGCCCGGGGGATCGGGGCGGGATCGCCCTGCGGCTGCTGCTGCAGGCCCGCCGCCGCCTGGAACGGGTGCGACTGGAGCATCCGGGAGCCGGCGGTCTGGTGGTCGCCCGCGACATCGACCATGCCGGCTGCATCGCCGACCTGCTGGCCACGGAAGGCGACCGGGTGCACCTGGTGCACTCCCAGGATCCGGAGGCGGCCCAGCGTCTGGCGGCCTTCCAGGCCGGAGAGGCCGACTGGCTGGTGAGCATTGACATGTGCGCCGAAGGCTTCGATGCCCCCCGGCTACGGGTGGTGGCTTACCTGACCACCGTGGTCACCCGCAGCCGCTTCGTGCAGGCGATCACAAGGGCCGTTCGCATGGACGGGGATCGCTCCGGTCAGGAAACCATCCCACGACGGCCGTCCTACGTCTTCGCGCCGGCCGATCCCCTGCTGATCAGCTATGCCCGGGCCTGGACCGTGAGTGAGCCCTACGTGATTCGGCCCCGCCCGATGGGAACGGTGCCCGGCAGCGCCGGCTCCCCGGCCAGCGACCAACGCCTGCCGCTGCAGGCCATCGCGGACGATGCCGGCCGGATGCTCAGCGTCAGCGGGCCCGTGCTGCCGTCCTTTGGGCGCGGATCGGCCTGA
- a CDS encoding NAD(P)(+) transhydrogenase (Re/Si-specific) subunit beta — protein sequence MTFSMDAFAAAIDLAAVLLLALGIKGLSKVSSARGANGLAALAMGLAVVGLLIEIRPDPIAWLWIAAGSAAGGLAGLVTARRVPMTAMPETVALFNGCGGMASLLVAMGVALFDAGEADIVALVSIAVSVFVGAITFSGSIVAMAKLQGWLDTPGWTQSRLRHGVNISLAVLCLVSALLLPGDPSGLPLWLLMGGSTLLGIGVTLPIGGADMPVVISLLNSYSGVAAAAAGFVVGSQLLIVAGAMVGAAGLILTQVMCTAMNRSLVSVLFGGALGASAGAVGGGGSEAGYTRITSCSAEECAMALEQAERVVFVPGYGLAVAQAQHSLRELAKLLEGHGVEVSYAIHPVAGRMPGHMNVLLAEADVPYEQLLEMDLVNPEFPRTDVVIVLGANDVVNPQAKNDPTSPLYGMPVLEVDQARQVFVVKRSLGAGYAGINNALFEMPQTAMVFGDAKAVLNGLLSELRSMGVGKTKVAV from the coding sequence ATGACGTTCTCCATGGATGCTTTTGCCGCCGCCATCGACCTGGCGGCCGTGCTCCTGCTGGCCCTTGGCATCAAGGGCCTCTCGAAGGTGAGCTCCGCCCGCGGAGCCAATGGTCTGGCGGCCCTGGCCATGGGACTGGCCGTGGTGGGGCTGCTGATCGAGATCCGGCCCGATCCGATCGCCTGGCTCTGGATCGCCGCCGGCAGCGCCGCCGGCGGCCTCGCCGGCCTGGTCACCGCCCGCCGGGTGCCGATGACCGCCATGCCGGAAACGGTGGCCCTGTTCAACGGCTGTGGCGGCATGGCCTCCCTGCTGGTGGCCATGGGTGTGGCCCTGTTCGATGCGGGTGAGGCCGACATCGTCGCCCTGGTGTCGATCGCTGTGTCGGTGTTCGTCGGGGCGATCACCTTCAGCGGTTCGATCGTGGCCATGGCCAAGCTTCAGGGCTGGCTGGACACCCCCGGCTGGACCCAGAGCCGCCTGCGCCACGGCGTCAACATTTCGCTGGCGGTGCTTTGCCTGGTCTCGGCCCTGCTGCTGCCGGGTGATCCCTCCGGCCTGCCCCTGTGGTTGCTGATGGGCGGCTCCACCCTGCTGGGCATCGGCGTCACCCTGCCCATCGGCGGCGCCGACATGCCCGTGGTCATCTCCCTGCTCAACTCCTATTCCGGGGTGGCGGCGGCGGCGGCGGGCTTCGTGGTGGGCAGCCAGCTGCTGATCGTGGCCGGCGCCATGGTTGGGGCGGCGGGCCTGATCCTCACCCAGGTGATGTGCACCGCCATGAACCGTTCCCTGGTGTCGGTGCTCTTCGGTGGCGCCCTCGGGGCCAGTGCCGGCGCCGTGGGCGGAGGCGGCAGCGAGGCCGGTTACACCCGCATCACCAGCTGCAGTGCCGAGGAATGCGCCATGGCCCTGGAGCAGGCCGAGCGGGTGGTGTTCGTGCCCGGCTACGGCCTGGCGGTGGCCCAGGCCCAGCATTCCCTGCGGGAGCTGGCCAAGCTGCTCGAGGGTCATGGGGTGGAGGTGAGCTACGCCATCCATCCGGTGGCGGGGCGCATGCCGGGCCACATGAACGTGCTGCTGGCCGAGGCCGACGTTCCCTACGAGCAGTTGCTGGAGATGGATCTGGTCAACCCCGAGTTCCCCCGCACCGATGTGGTGATCGTGCTGGGGGCCAACGATGTGGTGAACCCCCAGGCCAAGAACGACCCCACCAGCCCCCTGTACGGCATGCCCGTGCTGGAGGTGGATCAGGCCCGCCAGGTGTTCGTCGTCAAGCGCAGCCTAGGGGCCGGCTACGCCGGCATCAACAACGCCCTGTTCGAGATGCCCCAGACCGCCATGGTGTTCGGGGATGCCAAGGCGGTGCTCAACGGCCTGCTGAGCGAGCTCCGTTCCATGGGCGTGGGCAAGACGAAGGTGGCGGTCTGA
- a CDS encoding NAD(P) transhydrogenase subunit alpha, whose amino-acid sequence MSLLTQSLWVLLLGSLLGLELIGKVPPTLHTPLMSGANAISGITVLASLTLIQQAGDNTALLVIGALSLGFALYNVIGGFLVTDRMLAMFRRKGDSR is encoded by the coding sequence ATGAGCCTTCTGACGCAGTCCCTCTGGGTGCTCCTTCTGGGCAGCCTGCTGGGGCTGGAATTGATCGGCAAGGTGCCCCCCACCCTGCACACCCCACTGATGTCGGGGGCCAACGCCATCAGCGGCATCACCGTTCTGGCGTCCCTCACCCTCATCCAGCAGGCCGGAGACAACACGGCCCTGCTGGTGATCGGAGCCCTCTCCCTGGGCTTCGCTCTCTACAACGTGATCGGCGGCTTCCTCGTCACCGATCGCATGCTCGCCATGTTCCGCCGCAAGGGTGACAGCCGATGA
- a CDS encoding glycosyltransferase family 2 protein, with translation MARLEQTRFARNYITCLQKGDMAAAKSLLHLWTRTYFSTLPSSPCRGELTNPDLWGCLAQYASLSGDRTPVDDFWRQLDGVCPRTSTPTAIPLLGVPILNRPDLLLRLLDSLDHPVETLAIVDNSIASGLRDSAALGRLLAQLEREPPAGIGQVRVARPFSNQGVASSWNAILTAFPEAPFALLVNNDVVFAPGVLARLIERVDPSRPQFLPLLPSPQEFSAFAITPAVWDRVGLFDANFHPAYCEDIDYAERLRASDSVEWITPDDLQSLQLRANPTTSATIASDPRLEACNRTTFLLNSLWLHSRRRLEHPHRGTWMRRWLSQWMLEPAPPPTADPVGPVGSGRP, from the coding sequence GTGGCCCGCTTGGAACAGACCCGCTTCGCCCGTAACTACATCACCTGCCTCCAGAAGGGGGACATGGCGGCAGCCAAGTCCCTCCTTCATCTCTGGACCAGGACCTATTTCTCCACGCTGCCGTCGTCCCCCTGCCGCGGCGAGCTCACCAATCCCGACCTCTGGGGCTGCCTGGCCCAGTACGCCTCCCTCAGCGGCGATCGCACCCCGGTGGACGACTTCTGGCGGCAGCTGGATGGGGTCTGCCCCCGAACATCCACGCCGACCGCCATCCCGCTTCTGGGCGTTCCGATCCTCAACCGGCCCGATCTGCTGCTGCGTCTGCTCGACAGCCTCGACCACCCCGTCGAGACGCTCGCCATTGTCGACAACAGCATCGCCTCCGGCCTCCGCGACAGTGCGGCCCTCGGCCGGCTGCTGGCCCAGCTGGAGCGGGAGCCGCCCGCTGGCATCGGCCAGGTGCGGGTGGCCCGGCCGTTCTCCAACCAGGGTGTCGCCTCCAGCTGGAACGCGATCCTCACGGCCTTTCCCGAGGCGCCCTTCGCCCTGCTGGTCAACAACGATGTGGTGTTCGCGCCAGGAGTCCTGGCCCGGCTGATCGAGCGGGTCGACCCATCCCGTCCCCAGTTCCTGCCGCTGCTGCCGTCCCCCCAGGAGTTCTCCGCCTTCGCCATCACCCCGGCCGTCTGGGATCGGGTGGGCCTCTTCGATGCCAACTTCCACCCGGCCTATTGCGAGGACATCGACTACGCCGAGCGCCTGCGCGCCAGCGACTCCGTCGAATGGATCACCCCTGACGACCTCCAGAGCCTGCAGCTGCGGGCCAACCCCACGACCAGCGCCACCATCGCCAGTGACCCCCGACTGGAGGCCTGCAACCGCACCACCTTCCTGCTCAACAGCCTCTGGCTGCACAGCCGACGGCGGCTGGAGCATCCCCATCGCGGCACCTGGATGCGCCGCTGGCTGAGCCAGTGGATGCTGGAGCCGGCCCCTCCCCCGACGGCCGATCCGGTCGGCCCCGTCGGCTCCGGGCGGCCATGA
- a CDS encoding glycosyltransferase: MELLLIHQNHPGQFRDLTPALERRGHRVLGLGATPRGQRLDYAWRPPALPAGLVDPLLETNLHRAGRVQERCLQLRGQGYRPQAVLAHSGWGECLYLRDIWPEAVLIAYPELYAAPLLLGYGFDADLGEPSPALRAQWRRGNLMGLAAIADADACVVPTRFARDTFPPHLRSRFHVLHEGLALPPAATGSTRLRLEGGPTLVKGDPVITFASRNLEPLRGFRSVLRALPAVLAARPDARAVIVGGSGSGYGAPSSHPEGHKGELLALLGHRLPLERVHFLPPLPHRELLALFRISAAHVHLSYPYALSWSLLEAMASGALVVGSDNPPLDEVIQHGHNGLLVPFSDTDRLAETLLAVLADPPAFAAMADAGRVTVAARYEVNRAAEAFEALIRSLRLLR, translated from the coding sequence ATGGAACTGTTGCTGATCCATCAGAACCATCCCGGCCAGTTTCGTGATCTGACCCCCGCCCTTGAACGCCGCGGCCACCGCGTCCTCGGTCTGGGTGCCACCCCCCGCGGCCAGCGGCTCGACTACGCCTGGCGGCCGCCGGCCCTGCCGGCGGGGTTGGTGGATCCGCTGCTGGAGACCAACCTGCACCGGGCCGGGCGCGTCCAGGAGCGCTGCCTGCAGCTGCGTGGGCAGGGCTACCGCCCGCAGGCCGTGCTCGCCCACAGCGGCTGGGGGGAATGTCTTTACCTGCGCGACATCTGGCCCGAGGCAGTGCTGATCGCCTACCCCGAGCTCTATGCCGCCCCGCTGCTGCTCGGCTATGGCTTCGATGCCGACCTGGGTGAACCCTCCCCCGCCCTGCGGGCCCAGTGGCGCCGCGGCAACCTGATGGGCCTGGCGGCGATCGCCGACGCCGACGCCTGCGTGGTGCCCACCCGCTTTGCCCGCGACACCTTCCCCCCCCACCTGCGCAGCCGATTCCATGTGCTGCACGAAGGCCTCGCCCTGCCGCCCGCCGCCACCGGGAGCACCCGCCTGCGGCTGGAGGGCGGCCCCACCCTGGTGAAGGGGGATCCGGTGATCACCTTTGCCAGCCGCAACCTTGAACCCCTGCGGGGCTTCCGCAGCGTCCTGCGGGCCCTGCCGGCCGTGCTCGCCGCCCGGCCGGACGCCCGGGCCGTGATCGTGGGGGGCAGCGGCAGCGGCTACGGCGCCCCTTCCTCCCACCCCGAGGGCCACAAGGGCGAACTGCTGGCCCTGCTCGGCCACCGGCTGCCCCTGGAGCGTGTCCATTTCCTGCCGCCCCTGCCGCACCGCGAGCTGCTGGCCCTGTTCCGCATCAGCGCCGCCCACGTCCACCTGTCCTATCCCTACGCCCTTTCCTGGAGCCTGCTGGAGGCGATGGCCTCCGGCGCGCTGGTGGTGGGCTCCGACAACCCGCCGCTGGACGAGGTGATCCAGCACGGCCACAACGGGCTGCTGGTGCCCTTCAGCGACACCGACCGCCTGGCCGAAACCCTGCTGGCGGTGCTGGCCGACCCACCCGCCTTCGCCGCCATGGCCGACGCCGGCCGCGTCACCGTCGCCGCCCGCTACGAGGTGAACCGGGCCGCCGAGGCCTTCGAAGCCCTGATCCGCAGCCTGCGCCTGCTGCGCTGA
- a CDS encoding 1-deoxy-D-xylulose-5-phosphate reductoisomerase produces the protein MKAIAVLGSTGSIGTQTLEIAEEFPDRFKVVALTAGNNLDLLMEQILRHAPEVVALADADRLAELASRLAALEPAQRPARLPELVGGTDGLCAAAAWPSADLVVTGIVGCAGLLPTLAAIRAGKDLALANKETLIAAGPVVLPELKRSGSRLLPADSEHSALFQCLQGTPWADTARLSTGVPTPGLRRIQLTASGGAFRDWPAADLAKATVADATSHPNWSMGRKITVDSATLMNKGLEVIEAHYLFGLDYDHIEIVIHPQSIIHSMVELADSSVLAQLGWPDMKLPLLYCLSWPERLETPWRRLDLTAVGQLTFRAPDRKKYPCMELAYAAGRAGGTMPAVLNAANEQAVALFLEEAIPFLAIPQLIERVCDRHRADHHGTPSLEDVLAVDGWARLATREAAAALCSHPAPALPA, from the coding sequence GTGAAAGCCATCGCCGTGCTGGGCTCCACCGGGTCGATCGGCACCCAGACCCTGGAGATCGCCGAGGAGTTCCCCGACCGCTTCAAGGTGGTGGCCCTCACCGCCGGCAACAACCTGGATCTGCTGATGGAGCAGATCCTGCGCCATGCCCCGGAGGTGGTGGCCCTGGCCGATGCCGACCGCCTCGCCGAACTGGCCAGCCGCCTGGCGGCCCTGGAACCGGCCCAGCGTCCGGCCCGGCTGCCTGAACTGGTGGGGGGAACCGACGGCCTCTGCGCCGCCGCCGCCTGGCCCAGCGCCGACCTGGTGGTCACCGGCATCGTCGGCTGCGCCGGCCTGCTGCCCACCCTGGCGGCGATCCGGGCCGGCAAGGACCTGGCCCTGGCCAACAAGGAGACCCTGATCGCCGCCGGCCCGGTGGTGCTGCCTGAGCTCAAGCGCAGTGGCAGCCGGCTGCTGCCCGCCGACTCCGAACACTCGGCCCTGTTCCAGTGCCTGCAGGGCACCCCCTGGGCGGACACCGCCCGCCTCTCCACCGGTGTCCCCACACCCGGTCTGCGGCGGATCCAGCTCACCGCCTCCGGCGGCGCCTTCCGCGACTGGCCCGCCGCCGATCTGGCCAAGGCCACCGTGGCCGATGCCACCAGCCACCCCAACTGGAGCATGGGGCGCAAGATCACGGTGGATTCCGCCACCTTGATGAACAAGGGGCTGGAGGTGATCGAAGCCCACTACCTGTTCGGCCTCGACTACGACCACATCGAGATCGTCATCCACCCCCAGAGCATCATCCACTCGATGGTGGAGCTGGCCGATTCCTCGGTGCTGGCCCAGCTGGGCTGGCCCGACATGAAGCTGCCCCTGCTCTACTGCCTCAGCTGGCCGGAGCGGCTGGAGACCCCCTGGCGCCGCCTTGACCTCACCGCCGTGGGCCAGCTCACCTTCCGCGCCCCCGACAGGAAGAAGTACCCCTGCATGGAACTGGCCTATGCGGCCGGCCGGGCCGGCGGCACCATGCCCGCCGTCCTCAACGCCGCCAACGAGCAGGCGGTGGCCCTGTTCCTGGAGGAGGCCATCCCCTTCCTGGCCATCCCCCAGCTGATTGAGCGCGTCTGCGACCGCCACCGCGCCGACCACCACGGCACCCCCTCCCTCGAGGACGTGCTGGCGGTGGACGGCTGGGCGCGGCTGGCCACCCGCGAGGCAGCCGCCGCGCTGTGCAGCCATCCGGCGCCGGCCCTGCCGGCGTGA
- a CDS encoding ferredoxin, whose translation MSGVQHHLLLCATPTKALCGDPAVGAASWNRLKQLVRELGLEDPGRPQGVVLRTKADCLRVCCEGPVLLLWPEGITYGGVTPERIERIVHEHVIGGVPIEEWIVRRTPFSRPLHPG comes from the coding sequence GTGAGCGGCGTCCAGCACCACCTGCTGCTCTGCGCCACCCCCACCAAGGCGCTCTGCGGCGATCCGGCCGTCGGTGCGGCCAGCTGGAACCGGCTCAAGCAGCTGGTGCGGGAGCTGGGGCTGGAGGATCCCGGCCGCCCCCAGGGGGTGGTGCTGCGCACCAAGGCCGACTGTCTGCGCGTCTGCTGTGAGGGCCCGGTGCTGCTCCTCTGGCCGGAGGGGATCACCTACGGGGGCGTCACCCCGGAGCGGATCGAACGGATCGTGCATGAGCACGTCATCGGCGGGGTGCCGATCGAGGAGTGGATCGTGCGGCGCACCCCCTTCAGCCGTCCCCTTCACCCCGGCTGA
- a CDS encoding glycosyltransferase family 9 protein, which yields MNTLPRLMRRFQDEDLGPRPRIVVLGAAKLGNYVVLQPLLRGLRCKYPDALITYVGSQRTRELEWLNPWIDASLPLAEQGPAALPALAQWRRTLADRSQNDGVDLVINADGHAPHTAAWARALAPRFVVGAAPIPPGDHPLQALALDPHWASPTLVERYGGWIASNSIRELHCRVAWVDTDFERVELPWEPAPPGLPPVLIAVNGERAAKLWPLQNWLALLERLRREMGLAAGAIGLIGGPPPAEPRQSGDRLERALLARAGLRDLRGRLSLPVLVGALARSRLCIAIDSGPLHLAAAAGCPTVALFGTDADGIGASPRDLWAPRADHVWVSRSRQRCGGCLQVRFENPACPLERHACMDGLPPEAVWPLVQQAWQQGSRRS from the coding sequence ATGAACACCCTGCCCCGCCTGATGCGCCGGTTCCAGGACGAGGATCTCGGCCCACGGCCCCGGATCGTGGTGCTCGGGGCCGCCAAGCTGGGCAACTATGTGGTGCTCCAGCCGCTGCTGCGGGGGCTGCGCTGCAAGTATCCCGACGCCCTGATCACCTACGTGGGCAGCCAGCGCACCCGGGAGCTGGAGTGGCTCAATCCCTGGATCGACGCCAGCCTTCCCCTGGCGGAGCAGGGCCCGGCGGCCCTGCCGGCCCTGGCGCAGTGGCGGCGAACCCTGGCGGACCGGAGCCAGAACGACGGGGTGGATCTGGTCATCAACGCCGACGGCCACGCCCCCCACACCGCCGCCTGGGCCAGGGCCCTGGCACCCCGCTTCGTGGTCGGAGCGGCGCCGATCCCGCCCGGCGACCACCCCCTGCAGGCTCTGGCCCTCGATCCCCACTGGGCCAGTCCCACCCTGGTGGAGCGCTACGGCGGCTGGATCGCCAGCAACAGCATCCGCGAACTGCACTGCCGCGTCGCCTGGGTGGACACCGACTTCGAACGGGTGGAACTCCCCTGGGAGCCCGCACCGCCTGGGCTGCCGCCGGTGCTGATCGCCGTGAACGGTGAGCGTGCCGCCAAGCTCTGGCCGCTGCAGAACTGGCTGGCCCTGCTGGAGCGCCTGCGACGGGAGATGGGCCTGGCGGCCGGGGCCATCGGCCTGATCGGCGGCCCTCCCCCCGCGGAGCCGCGCCAGTCCGGCGACCGGCTCGAGCGGGCCCTGCTGGCCCGCGCCGGCCTGCGGGACCTGCGCGGGCGGCTCAGCCTGCCGGTGCTGGTGGGGGCCCTGGCCCGCAGCCGGCTCTGCATCGCCATCGATTCCGGCCCGCTGCATCTGGCCGCGGCCGCCGGTTGCCCCACCGTGGCCCTGTTCGGCACCGACGCCGACGGCATCGGTGCCAGCCCCCGGGATCTCTGGGCCCCCCGGGCCGACCATGTCTGGGTCAGCCGCAGCCGGCAGCGCTGCGGCGGCTGCCTCCAGGTGCGCTTCGAGAACCCCGCCTGCCCCCTGGAGCGTCACGCCTGCATGGACGGGCTGCCGCCCGAGGCGGTGTGGCCCCTGGTGCAGCAGGCCTGGCAGCAGGGCAGCCGGCGCTCCTGA
- a CDS encoding NAD(P) transhydrogenase subunit alpha produces the protein MVKLLIPRETAPGERRVAATPETVRRLVAKGATLQVEQGAGQSAGFLDADYAAVGAELWDGDAGAWGAVDGVLCVQPPRSEDLGRLREEALLVGLLAPYGATALVETLNGRQASAIALELLPRITRAQSMDVLSSQANIAGYKAVLLAAAALDRYVPMLMTAAGTIQPSRVLILGAGVAGLQALATARRLGGVVYVSDVRPAVKEQVESLGGRFIDPPQLEEAPAEVGGYARQASEAFLAAQRQQLADQLALADMVICTALVPGRPAPRLISEEMLDGMRSGAVVVDLAVAQGGNCFGTIPGATVERRGVLLIGADALPSTVPNHASALYARNIATLIEHVLGEDGFRLDPEDPILDGCLLTHAGACRRADIVEPAGLSPIGARS, from the coding sequence TTGGTCAAATTGCTGATTCCCAGGGAGACGGCTCCCGGAGAGCGGAGGGTCGCCGCGACCCCCGAAACGGTCAGGCGGCTGGTGGCCAAGGGGGCGACCCTGCAGGTGGAACAGGGGGCGGGCCAGTCGGCCGGCTTCCTCGACGCCGACTACGCCGCTGTGGGCGCCGAACTGTGGGACGGGGACGCCGGGGCCTGGGGGGCGGTCGATGGGGTGCTCTGTGTGCAGCCTCCCCGGAGCGAGGATCTCGGCCGCCTGCGCGAGGAAGCCCTGCTGGTGGGGCTGCTGGCCCCCTACGGAGCCACCGCCCTCGTCGAAACGCTCAACGGCCGGCAGGCCTCTGCCATCGCCCTCGAGCTGCTGCCACGGATCACCCGGGCCCAGTCGATGGACGTGCTCTCCTCCCAGGCCAACATCGCCGGCTACAAGGCGGTGCTGCTGGCGGCGGCCGCCCTCGACCGCTACGTGCCGATGCTGATGACCGCGGCAGGCACGATCCAGCCCTCCCGGGTGCTGATCCTGGGGGCCGGCGTTGCCGGACTTCAGGCGCTGGCTACCGCCCGCCGTCTGGGTGGCGTGGTGTACGTCTCGGACGTGCGGCCGGCGGTGAAGGAGCAGGTGGAATCCCTCGGGGGTCGCTTCATCGACCCGCCGCAGCTGGAGGAGGCCCCCGCGGAGGTGGGCGGCTATGCCCGTCAGGCCAGTGAGGCCTTCCTGGCGGCCCAGCGCCAGCAACTGGCCGACCAGCTGGCTTTGGCCGACATGGTGATCTGCACCGCCCTGGTGCCCGGCCGGCCGGCTCCCCGCCTGATCAGCGAGGAGATGCTCGACGGCATGCGGTCCGGCGCGGTGGTGGTCGACCTGGCCGTGGCCCAGGGCGGCAACTGCTTCGGCACGATCCCCGGGGCCACGGTGGAGCGCCGCGGTGTGCTGCTGATCGGGGCCGATGCCCTGCCCAGCACCGTGCCCAACCACGCCAGCGCCCTGTACGCCCGCAACATTGCCACCCTCATTGAGCACGTGCTGGGCGAGGACGGCTTCCGGCTGGATCCGGAGGACCCGATCCTGGATGGCTGTCTGCTCACCCATGCCGGCGCCTGCCGCCGCGCCGACATCGTCGAACCCGCCGGCCTGTCCCCCATCGGAGCCCGTTCATGA
- a CDS encoding alpha/beta fold hydrolase translates to MNQLPHHLGLPPFRQRSPWIGGDLQTLRDTLRPLRFPPDRAEALTIPLADGGQLLGLLDRPAGAAPAALVLVLHGLGGSSDGPGPRRLALALVAEGFAVLRLNLRGAGRGRPLAWGTYCACCNEDLRPAVALVRQLAAGRPLFGAGISLGGTVLLNGSLAGLAFDGLVCVSSPLELHVCAVQFERRRNRVYQRWLMRRLREQTLADPGGLQEAERLALAGPARARTIRAFDAAITAPRWGFASVAAYYDAASPLAPLIAGRPLPPTLLLHAGDDPWVPVGPLRQLAAASSGKEAAASRLVPRIVITPRGGHNGFHAPGDGPAACWADRLAVAWLGRLSRGEGDG, encoded by the coding sequence GTGAACCAACTTCCCCACCATCTCGGCCTCCCCCCCTTCCGCCAGCGTTCCCCCTGGATCGGGGGGGATCTGCAGACCCTGCGGGACACCCTGAGGCCCCTGCGGTTCCCCCCCGATCGCGCTGAGGCCCTGACCATCCCCCTGGCCGATGGCGGTCAGCTGCTGGGGCTGCTGGACCGCCCCGCCGGCGCCGCGCCGGCTGCCCTTGTGCTCGTGCTGCATGGGCTGGGGGGCTCCAGTGACGGCCCCGGCCCGCGCCGGCTGGCCCTGGCCCTGGTCGCCGAGGGGTTCGCCGTCCTGCGGCTCAACCTGCGGGGGGCCGGCCGGGGCCGGCCGCTCGCCTGGGGCACCTACTGCGCCTGCTGCAACGAGGATCTGCGGCCCGCCGTGGCCCTGGTCCGGCAGCTGGCCGCCGGCCGGCCCCTGTTCGGCGCCGGCATCTCCCTGGGCGGCACGGTGCTGCTCAACGGCAGCCTGGCCGGGCTGGCATTCGATGGCCTGGTCTGCGTCAGCAGCCCGCTGGAGCTCCATGTCTGCGCCGTCCAGTTCGAGCGCCGCCGTAACCGGGTGTACCAGCGCTGGCTGATGCGGCGCCTGCGGGAGCAGACCCTGGCTGATCCGGGCGGGCTCCAGGAGGCTGAACGCCTGGCGCTGGCGGGGCCCGCTCGGGCCCGCACGATCCGGGCCTTCGATGCGGCCATCACCGCCCCGCGCTGGGGTTTCGCCTCGGTGGCCGCCTACTACGACGCCGCCAGCCCCCTGGCGCCCCTGATCGCGGGCCGGCCCCTGCCCCCCACCCTGCTGCTCCATGCCGGCGACGACCCTTGGGTGCCGGTCGGACCGCTGCGTCAGCTGGCGGCCGCCAGCAGCGGCAAGGAGGCAGCGGCGTCCCGGCTGGTGCCCCGGATCGTGATCACCCCCCGGGGCGGCCACAACGGCTTCCACGCCCCGGGCGACGGGCCCGCCGCCTGCTGGGCCGACCGGCTGGCGGTGGCCTGGCTGGGCCGCCTCAGCCGGGGTGAAGGGGACGGCTGA